One window from the genome of Gemmatimonadota bacterium encodes:
- a CDS encoding cytochrome c3 family protein translates to MATRVLPSPHCLLPALLLFLLLFPSSASSQTNEDCLDCHDDPELTTERAGQEVLLHVEPGDYSTSIHGDMDCVDCHESLFDVELPHEEEVEPVECSTCHDDEAEAHAASLHGKAAARGDEFAPECRDCHGTHNVLPDTDPASPTSTLNIPLTCGKCHHEGSSVSITHDIPQDRILENYSLSIHGRGLFEKGLTVTAVCTSCHTAHDILPHTDPASSIHADRVAETCLACHSRIEEVHRKVIDGELWREAPGRIPACVDCHAPHKIRTVRYPQGMSTADCLTCHASPRLASDADGAAAPLVDEHVYLASSHGGLGCAQCHTGVSTSSERACETETEPVHCAICHAEEVDQYSTSTHGTLRAAGDPDAPSCMDCHDPHATLDRRNPASNTFPKNVPELCARCHRAGEDAAVRIDSEISDIVESYSMSIHGKGLFESGLLVTATCTGCHTAHGVLPPDDPGSTIHRDRVAETCGSCHHGIRETFRNSIHSPLGNPEANTADLPSCEDCHSSHTITRTDNDDFRLRMMDQCGRCHEDEAHTFFDTFHGKVSRLGAAGAAKCYDCHGTHGILPVEHVESSLSRTNIVGTCGQCHEGSHRRFAGYLTHATHHDPEKYPYLFWAFWAMTGLLVGTLTFAILHTLAWLFRLWRTRSEWQPVKRATGEKFYRRFTKRQRTMHLFMILSFFTLSATGMSLKFSYASWAQNFAAALGGFAVTGFLHRVGAVVLFAVFAVHLFEVAKDRRKSGKGWGSYITGPDSMLFNRTDLLELIESVKWFLGRGPRPDYGRFTYWEKFDYFAVFWGVAIIGMTGLALWFPEFFTRFIPGWSINVATIIHSDEALLAVGFIFTVHFFNTHFRPDKFPMDPVIFHGRVPLSEFKHDKPREYRERAESGTLDDHLVGPVPPWTERIFRGFGFLFLAIGLLIIGLIVATMVFQYR, encoded by the coding sequence GTGGCAACTCGCGTTCTTCCGTCCCCGCACTGTCTTCTCCCGGCGCTGCTTCTGTTTCTCCTGCTTTTCCCCTCTTCGGCTTCTTCCCAGACCAACGAAGACTGCCTTGACTGTCACGACGATCCCGAACTGACCACCGAGCGCGCCGGTCAGGAAGTCCTGCTCCATGTGGAGCCGGGGGATTACTCCACCAGCATTCACGGCGACATGGATTGCGTGGACTGCCACGAGTCCCTCTTCGATGTGGAGCTTCCGCACGAAGAAGAGGTGGAGCCGGTCGAATGCTCCACCTGTCACGATGACGAGGCCGAGGCGCACGCAGCCAGCCTGCACGGGAAGGCGGCGGCTCGCGGGGATGAGTTTGCGCCGGAGTGCCGGGACTGTCACGGAACGCACAATGTCCTTCCAGACACCGACCCCGCCTCCCCCACCTCGACGCTCAACATCCCGCTCACCTGCGGAAAGTGCCACCACGAAGGCTCCTCCGTATCCATAACCCACGACATCCCGCAAGACCGCATTCTGGAGAACTACTCGCTGTCCATCCACGGACGGGGCCTCTTCGAAAAGGGACTCACCGTGACGGCGGTCTGTACCTCCTGCCATACCGCACACGACATCCTCCCCCACACGGACCCCGCCTCCAGCATTCACGCGGACCGGGTCGCCGAAACCTGTCTGGCCTGCCACTCGCGGATCGAAGAGGTTCACCGGAAGGTCATCGATGGGGAACTCTGGCGGGAGGCGCCGGGACGGATTCCGGCCTGTGTGGACTGCCACGCCCCGCACAAGATCCGAACGGTGCGTTATCCGCAGGGAATGTCCACGGCGGACTGCCTCACCTGCCACGCTTCCCCCAGACTCGCGTCCGATGCGGACGGGGCGGCCGCGCCCCTGGTCGATGAGCATGTCTACCTCGCCTCCAGCCATGGCGGGCTCGGTTGCGCTCAGTGCCACACGGGAGTCTCCACCTCCAGCGAGCGCGCCTGCGAGACGGAGACGGAACCGGTCCACTGTGCCATCTGCCACGCGGAGGAGGTGGACCAGTACTCAACGAGCACGCACGGAACGCTCCGCGCCGCCGGAGACCCGGACGCGCCCTCCTGCATGGACTGCCACGATCCCCACGCGACGCTGGACCGCCGGAACCCGGCCTCGAACACTTTCCCGAAGAATGTCCCTGAACTCTGCGCCCGCTGCCATCGGGCCGGAGAAGATGCGGCCGTGCGCATCGACTCGGAGATCTCGGATATCGTGGAGAGCTACTCCATGAGTATCCACGGAAAGGGCCTTTTCGAGAGCGGGCTGCTGGTGACCGCCACCTGCACGGGTTGCCATACGGCGCACGGTGTCCTGCCGCCGGATGACCCCGGCTCCACCATCCACCGGGACCGGGTGGCGGAGACTTGCGGGAGCTGTCACCACGGCATTCGGGAGACATTCCGCAACAGCATCCACTCCCCGTTGGGAAACCCGGAGGCGAACACGGCGGACCTTCCCTCCTGCGAAGACTGTCACTCTTCCCACACGATCACCCGGACGGACAACGACGACTTCCGTCTTCGGATGATGGACCAGTGCGGTCGCTGTCATGAGGATGAAGCCCACACCTTCTTCGACACCTTCCACGGAAAGGTGTCCCGCCTTGGCGCTGCCGGGGCCGCGAAGTGTTACGACTGTCACGGAACGCACGGCATCCTCCCGGTGGAGCATGTCGAATCCTCGCTCAGTCGGACGAACATCGTGGGAACCTGCGGGCAGTGCCACGAGGGGTCCCACCGGCGCTTCGCCGGATACCTCACGCACGCGACCCACCACGACCCGGAGAAGTACCCGTATCTCTTCTGGGCTTTCTGGGCGATGACCGGGCTCCTGGTCGGCACGCTGACCTTCGCCATTCTGCACACGCTGGCGTGGCTCTTCCGGCTCTGGCGCACCCGCAGCGAATGGCAACCCGTAAAGAGAGCCACCGGCGAGAAGTTCTATCGCCGGTTCACCAAGCGCCAGCGAACGATGCACCTGTTCATGATCCTCAGTTTCTTCACGCTCTCCGCAACGGGCATGAGCCTCAAGTTCTCGTATGCAAGCTGGGCACAGAACTTTGCCGCGGCATTGGGCGGGTTCGCAGTCACCGGATTCCTGCACCGCGTGGGTGCGGTGGTTCTCTTTGCCGTCTTCGCCGTTCATCTCTTCGAAGTCGCGAAAGACCGAAGGAAATCCGGGAAGGGATGGGGTTCCTACATTACCGGCCCCGATTCCATGCTGTTCAATCGGACGGATCTCCTCGAACTCATCGAATCGGTGAAGTGGTTCCTCGGCCGTGGCCCCCGACCGGACTACGGTCGATTCACCTACTGGGAGAAGTTCGATTACTTCGCGGTGTTCTGGGGAGTCGCCATCATCGGCATGACCGGGCTTGCGCTCTGGTTCCCGGAGTTCTTCACACGCTTCATCCCCGGATGGTCGATCAATGTCGCCACGATCATCCACAGCGATGAAGCACTTCTCGCCGTCGGCTTCATCTTCACCGTGCACTTCTTCAACACTCACTTCCGCCCCGACAAGTTCCCGATGGACCCGGTCATCTTCCACGGGCGCGTTCCCCTGTCGGAGTTCAAGCACGACAAGCCGCGCGAGTACCGGGAGAGAGCCGAGAGCGGGACACTGGACGATCATCTGGTCGGGCCCGTTCCCCCATGGACAGAGCGGATCTTCCGTGGGTTCGGGTTCCTCTTCCTCGCCATCGGACTGCTGATCATCGGGCTCATTGTGGCCACGATGGTCTTCCAGTACCGGTAG
- a CDS encoding S41 family peptidase → MRRVSAARVLSAGVIALGFGLPWLASSDAAEGYLRTPDLHGNAVVFSAEGDLWTAPVTGGKARRITSHDGAEYFPRFSPDGQTLAFTGEYDGNRDVFVMPADGGEPRRITWHPGSDEVLGWTPDGSDILFRSRRHHPHGDWEIFTAPTGGGDAEVLPIGRASRVAMDPESGLWAFNRLNRERRTWKRYRGGSNQDLWVGHPDRADFRRVTDFTGTDAMPMWRDGRVWFVSDEGGTGNLWSMTPDGGDRTRHTNEDGWDIRWPSMAPDGRIVFMLAGGVSLFDPSDGSERTLSIDLPSERKLTRHRYADAKATLTWFDLSPDGERLAVTTRGEVFSVPVEEGVTLPVTRGSGARESWASYGSDGETVLYVSDEGGEESIRSRDAWGRGEETVLQPAGEKGWHFPPRPSPDGEWVAWSDETQTLFVAPLKGGRARTVDHSEQEEIRDYAWSPDGRWLAYVKVPFTDFRSVFLYDTRDDETRRVTPTTTDDFAPAWDPDGRYLHFLSNRTMNPVLGGRDFRDVELKMTRPYLFLLRPDVENPFAPKTGLPGDEDEEEDADDDNKSDEDDGDKDDKPDPVEIDFEGLENRFVVLDVPAGIYSDLAATGERVFYLSRPIRGMAERSSGKSGPPSSLMAFHLEEEEAEVFLGGVSDFDLEAGAEKIAIRKKRGEYFVVDAGSPPGEDLEDAAVSLDDIVIELDPREEWRQIYLEGWRHMRDFHWDAGLSGVDWKATRDQYATLLERVSTRDDLRDLMGEVIGELATSHTYVWGGDRGVRVKRVSTGLLGADFARDGDTFRVEKIYRGDAADEDRSPLVEPEVSVREGDHLLAVNHVPFREDQPLHAAFENLAGREVLLTVAENARGKNSREVAVTTLGGERRLRYIDWVRKNRETVAEMTDGRIGYIHVPNMGTQGLVEFHRWFYPQLDREGMIVDCRWNGGGFVSQLLLERFRRTLVSFDRSRGGGVWTYPYRMLNGPFVVLTNERAGSDGDIFPMAVQLDGLAPVIGQRSWGGVVGIRADKRLVDGGGLTQPEYAWWDPVQGWSLENRGVIPDIEVVNPPADVAAGRDPQLARAIEEVLRLHAEHPPVEAKFGPAPVKSRRAFQDREPGR, encoded by the coding sequence ATGCGTCGAGTTTCCGCGGCCCGGGTTTTGAGCGCGGGTGTCATCGCCCTGGGGTTTGGACTGCCCTGGCTGGCGTCGTCTGACGCCGCGGAGGGTTATCTGCGCACGCCCGATCTCCACGGCAATGCTGTCGTCTTCTCGGCGGAAGGAGATCTCTGGACAGCGCCGGTCACGGGCGGGAAAGCCCGTCGCATCACTTCCCACGATGGCGCCGAGTACTTCCCGCGATTCTCGCCGGACGGACAGACGCTGGCCTTCACGGGAGAGTACGACGGAAACCGCGATGTGTTTGTCATGCCCGCGGACGGGGGCGAACCCCGCCGCATCACCTGGCACCCCGGGTCGGATGAAGTGCTCGGGTGGACGCCGGACGGTTCCGACATCCTCTTCCGAAGCCGACGCCACCACCCGCACGGAGACTGGGAGATCTTCACGGCACCCACCGGCGGAGGGGACGCCGAAGTCCTCCCCATCGGCCGGGCGTCTCGCGTGGCGATGGATCCCGAAAGCGGACTGTGGGCGTTCAATCGACTCAACCGCGAGCGGCGCACCTGGAAGCGCTACCGGGGAGGTTCGAACCAGGATCTGTGGGTCGGGCACCCGGACCGGGCGGACTTTCGGCGGGTGACGGATTTCACCGGCACGGACGCCATGCCGATGTGGCGGGACGGGCGCGTGTGGTTCGTCAGCGACGAGGGCGGCACCGGCAACCTCTGGTCGATGACCCCCGACGGCGGAGACCGAACCCGCCATACCAATGAAGACGGGTGGGACATCCGCTGGCCATCGATGGCTCCGGATGGGCGGATCGTGTTCATGCTGGCGGGAGGGGTGTCACTCTTCGACCCGTCCGACGGTTCGGAGCGGACGCTTTCGATCGACCTTCCCTCCGAGCGCAAGCTCACGCGGCACCGGTACGCGGATGCGAAGGCCACGCTCACCTGGTTCGACCTCTCCCCGGATGGCGAACGCCTGGCCGTGACCACGCGGGGCGAGGTTTTCTCCGTTCCGGTGGAAGAAGGCGTCACACTTCCGGTCACGCGGGGCAGCGGCGCGCGAGAAAGCTGGGCAAGCTATGGATCGGACGGGGAGACCGTCCTCTATGTCAGCGACGAGGGCGGCGAAGAGTCCATTCGCTCCCGCGACGCATGGGGCCGGGGCGAGGAAACCGTGCTGCAACCCGCAGGGGAAAAGGGGTGGCACTTCCCGCCCCGGCCGTCTCCCGATGGAGAGTGGGTAGCCTGGTCCGACGAGACGCAGACGCTTTTCGTCGCGCCTTTGAAGGGCGGACGCGCGCGCACCGTGGATCACTCCGAACAGGAGGAGATTCGCGACTACGCGTGGAGTCCTGACGGGCGCTGGCTGGCCTATGTGAAGGTTCCCTTTACGGACTTTCGCTCCGTCTTCCTCTACGACACACGGGATGATGAGACCCGGCGCGTCACGCCGACCACCACCGACGACTTCGCGCCCGCCTGGGATCCGGACGGCCGCTACCTTCACTTTCTGAGCAATCGGACCATGAACCCGGTGCTCGGCGGCCGGGACTTCCGCGATGTCGAACTGAAGATGACCAGACCGTACCTCTTCCTCCTTCGCCCGGATGTGGAGAATCCCTTCGCGCCGAAGACGGGACTGCCCGGCGATGAAGATGAAGAAGAGGACGCGGATGATGACAACAAGAGCGACGAAGACGACGGGGACAAGGACGATAAGCCGGACCCCGTGGAGATCGACTTCGAAGGGCTGGAGAATCGGTTTGTCGTACTGGATGTGCCCGCCGGGATCTACAGCGACCTCGCCGCAACCGGCGAACGCGTCTTCTACCTGTCCCGGCCCATCCGGGGAATGGCCGAGCGGTCCTCCGGAAAGAGCGGGCCGCCCTCTTCGCTGATGGCATTCCATCTCGAGGAGGAAGAGGCGGAGGTGTTCCTGGGCGGCGTGTCGGACTTCGATCTGGAGGCGGGAGCGGAGAAGATCGCCATTCGGAAGAAGCGCGGAGAGTACTTCGTGGTGGATGCCGGATCGCCGCCGGGCGAGGACCTGGAGGACGCCGCCGTCTCGCTGGACGACATCGTGATCGAACTGGACCCACGGGAAGAGTGGCGACAGATCTACCTGGAGGGGTGGCGCCACATGCGGGACTTCCACTGGGACGCCGGCCTGTCCGGCGTGGACTGGAAGGCCACGCGCGACCAGTACGCGACACTGCTGGAGAGAGTCTCCACCCGCGACGACCTGCGTGACCTCATGGGGGAGGTCATCGGGGAACTGGCCACTTCGCACACCTATGTGTGGGGCGGAGACCGCGGGGTTCGCGTGAAGCGCGTGTCCACCGGTCTTCTCGGCGCGGACTTCGCGCGGGACGGGGACACCTTCCGCGTGGAGAAGATCTATCGGGGCGACGCGGCGGATGAAGATCGCTCGCCGCTGGTCGAGCCGGAGGTGAGTGTTCGCGAGGGCGACCATCTCCTCGCGGTGAACCATGTTCCGTTCCGCGAAGACCAGCCGCTGCACGCCGCCTTCGAGAATCTCGCGGGACGGGAAGTGCTGCTCACGGTAGCGGAGAATGCTCGCGGAAAGAACTCGCGGGAAGTCGCCGTCACGACGCTGGGCGGTGAGCGACGCCTCCGTTACATCGACTGGGTGCGGAAGAACCGCGAGACCGTCGCCGAGATGACGGACGGTCGGATCGGCTACATCCATGTGCCGAACATGGGCACGCAAGGGCTGGTGGAGTTCCACCGATGGTTCTACCCGCAGCTGGACCGCGAGGGAATGATCGTGGACTGCCGGTGGAACGGCGGCGGCTTCGTCTCGCAACTGCTGCTGGAACGCTTCCGCCGGACGCTCGTGAGCTTCGACCGTTCCCGAGGCGGCGGGGTCTGGACCTATCCGTACCGGATGCTGAACGGGCCGTTCGTGGTTCTGACCAACGAGCGGGCGGGCTCCGACGGCGACATCTTCCCGATGGCCGTACAGCTCGACGGACTGGCGCCGGTGATCGGGCAGCGTTCGTGGGGAGGCGTGGTCGGCATCCGAGCGGACAAGCGACTGGTGGACGGCGGTGGCCTCACGCAGCCGGAGTACGCATGGTGGGATCCGGTTCAGGGATGGTCGCTGGAGAACCGGGGCGTGATCCCCGACATCGAAGTGGTAAATCCACCCGCGGATGTCGCCGCAGGGCGGGACCCCCAGCTGGCCAGAGCGATCGAAGAGGTGCTGCGACTCCACGCGGAGCACCCCCCGGTCGAAGCGAAGTTCGGGCCGGCGCCGGTGAAGTCGCGGCGTGCGTTCCAAGACAGAGAGCCCGGACGCTGA
- a CDS encoding COX15/CtaA family protein, with the protein MRSKTESPDADMGALVAGLGITVALAGTGFLFRIPPATLPGPALLGVLAALVVVGGGFAARASGDGIRAGMAAGFSTSVWSLLLLGGVLGGASPNSMAADRILWIPGFLGTCTLLGGIGALPVRRATGTRPDWLALHARVTVAATGFLVLIGGLVTTHGAGLAVTDWPNSFGYSMFLYPFSRMVGGIFYEHSHRVFGSLVGLATLTLAIHAFRADSRRGVRIAGVAALGFVILQGILGGLRVTGHFTWSASPEETAPNLLLAVLHGVSGQVFFAFMAVFAAVTSRAWKTLPSPGESRPTAWAKTLPALAVLTLLLQIALGARVRHTGQGLIEHFAFAAVAAGFAVATGAHSLKTTRDPRSARSVWAGALVGLIGIQILLGFGILRGWGWGAAEALPFRVRALVETAHQTVGALLLGSAALLAAWGRRRPPEA; encoded by the coding sequence GTGCGTTCCAAGACAGAGAGCCCGGACGCTGACATGGGCGCGCTGGTTGCAGGACTCGGGATCACGGTTGCGCTGGCGGGGACGGGCTTCCTGTTCCGAATCCCCCCCGCCACTCTCCCCGGGCCAGCTCTCCTCGGGGTCCTTGCCGCGCTGGTGGTCGTCGGAGGAGGGTTTGCGGCCCGGGCATCCGGCGACGGCATCCGCGCCGGGATGGCCGCCGGGTTCTCAACTTCGGTGTGGAGCCTGCTCCTTCTCGGGGGAGTTCTCGGTGGCGCCTCCCCGAACAGCATGGCTGCGGACCGCATTCTCTGGATCCCCGGCTTTCTCGGAACCTGCACGCTGCTCGGGGGAATCGGAGCGCTTCCCGTGCGCCGGGCGACGGGCACCCGCCCCGACTGGCTGGCACTCCACGCACGGGTCACGGTGGCGGCCACGGGCTTTCTTGTTCTCATCGGCGGTCTCGTCACCACCCACGGCGCCGGACTGGCTGTCACCGACTGGCCGAACTCCTTCGGCTACAGCATGTTCCTCTACCCCTTCTCGCGGATGGTCGGGGGGATCTTCTACGAGCACTCGCACCGGGTGTTCGGCTCCCTTGTAGGACTGGCGACGCTGACCCTGGCCATTCACGCATTCCGGGCGGATTCCAGGCGCGGGGTTCGGATTGCGGGGGTGGCTGCGCTGGGGTTTGTGATCCTCCAGGGCATCCTTGGAGGGCTCCGCGTGACGGGGCACTTCACCTGGAGCGCGTCGCCGGAGGAAACCGCCCCGAACCTCCTGCTGGCCGTACTGCACGGGGTTTCCGGGCAGGTGTTCTTCGCCTTCATGGCGGTGTTCGCCGCAGTGACCTCCCGCGCGTGGAAGACGCTTCCCTCCCCCGGCGAGAGTCGCCCGACGGCATGGGCGAAGACCCTGCCCGCGCTGGCCGTACTCACGCTGCTCCTTCAGATCGCCCTCGGGGCAAGAGTCCGGCATACCGGACAGGGGCTGATCGAGCACTTTGCGTTTGCCGCAGTGGCGGCCGGGTTCGCGGTGGCCACCGGCGCACACTCACTGAAGACAACCCGCGACCCGCGTTCGGCCCGATCCGTATGGGCAGGCGCGCTGGTGGGGCTGATCGGCATACAGATTCTCCTCGGCTTCGGAATCTTGCGCGGGTGGGGCTGGGGCGCGGCGGAAGCTCTCCCCTTCCGGGTCCGCGCTCTGGTGGAAACGGCCCACCAGACAGTCGGGGCGCTGCTTCTGGGAAGCGCGGCACTGCTGGCCGCCTGGGGGCGAAGGCGGCCGCCGGAAGCCTGA